A section of the Pseudanabaena mucicola str. Chao 1806 genome encodes:
- a CDS encoding DNA cytosine methyltransferase, whose protein sequence is MFDTQVIPAELLADITSVSKSTLLKWEKNQKITPVFNSVTNKKEYKISDLLHFEEIRNIFSQSPENNINTIKPIKIFNSIELFAGAGGLAIGLERAGFNAIALNEFDKDACKTLRTNRPNWNVIEGDVKNVDFTEFSNIDLLAGGFPCQAFSYAGNKLGFEDTRGTLFFEFARAIKELQPKIFLGENVRGLLKHDNGRTLSVMKSIIQDLGYTLIEPQVLKAIFYRVPQKRERLFLIGIRNDLVKIADFKWPTPHNKVMVLKDALKAGELYPTDVPKSQGQTYAKRKKEILDLVPQGGYWRDLPDDLQKEYMQKSYFLGGGKTGMARRLAWDQPSLTLTCSPAQKQTERCHPDETRPLTVREYARIQTFPDEWDFVGALTSQYKQIGNAVPVNLAYAVGQSLIGLLNSIER, encoded by the coding sequence ATGTTTGATACACAAGTTATTCCCGCCGAACTTTTAGCAGATATCACATCTGTTTCTAAGTCAACATTATTAAAATGGGAGAAAAATCAAAAAATAACACCTGTATTTAACTCTGTCACTAATAAAAAAGAATATAAAATATCTGATTTACTACACTTTGAAGAAATTAGAAACATATTTTCTCAAAGTCCAGAGAATAATATAAATACTATTAAACCCATCAAGATATTTAATTCAATAGAACTTTTTGCGGGTGCGGGTGGACTTGCAATTGGACTAGAGCGTGCTGGATTTAATGCGATCGCATTAAATGAATTTGATAAAGATGCTTGCAAAACTTTACGCACTAATCGACCAAATTGGAATGTCATCGAAGGCGATGTTAAAAATGTAGATTTTACAGAATTTTCTAATATTGATTTGCTTGCAGGTGGCTTCCCTTGTCAAGCCTTTTCCTATGCAGGTAATAAACTAGGATTTGAAGATACAAGAGGAACATTGTTTTTTGAATTTGCTAGAGCTATTAAAGAACTACAACCCAAAATATTCTTAGGTGAAAATGTCCGTGGATTACTAAAACATGATAACGGTAGAACCTTGTCTGTAATGAAATCAATCATTCAAGATCTTGGTTATACACTGATAGAACCACAGGTTTTGAAGGCTATATTTTATCGGGTTCCACAAAAAAGAGAACGCCTATTTTTAATCGGTATTAGAAATGATTTAGTCAAGATTGCTGATTTTAAATGGCCCACACCTCACAACAAAGTTATGGTGCTTAAAGACGCACTCAAAGCAGGTGAATTGTATCCAACGGATGTACCAAAGTCTCAAGGTCAAACCTATGCAAAAAGGAAAAAGGAAATATTAGATCTTGTACCTCAAGGTGGTTATTGGCGAGACTTGCCCGATGATTTGCAAAAAGAATATATGCAAAAAAGTTATTTTCTAGGAGGTGGTAAAACAGGAATGGCAAGGAGATTAGCTTGGGATCAACCTAGTTTAACCCTGACCTGTTCACCAGCCCAAAAGCAAACAGAAAGATGTCATCCTGACGAAACAAGACCTCTCACTGTTAGAGAATATGCAAGAATTCAAACCTTTCCTGATGAATGGGATTTTGTTGGGGCATTAACCAGTCAATATAAACAGATTGGCAATGCTGTTCCTGTAAATCTCGCCTATGCTGTGGGACAAAGCTTAATTGGATTATTAAATAGCATAGAAAGATAG